TCGTTTGGATGGACACCGATGAGGGAATCGTCGTGAAAAAGCGCACGCGTACCGGTGGCCGCGGGATGCTGCTTCCCGAAGACACCCCCGAAGAGAAGCGACAGGAGATCGCCGAAGAACTGGGAAAGCGCGTCCGCGATCGTCGCGAGCGCAACTATGAGGAAGGCTGATATGGC
This DNA window, taken from Halobellus sp. LT62, encodes the following:
- a CDS encoding AbrB/MazE/SpoVT family DNA-binding domain-containing protein translates to MSKSTRVTEKGQATIPKELREKYGLKPGDQVVWMDTDEGIVVKKRTRTGGRGMLLPEDTPEEKRQEIAEELGKRVRDRRERNYEEG